In a single window of the Sylvia atricapilla isolate bSylAtr1 chromosome 20, bSylAtr1.pri, whole genome shotgun sequence genome:
- the TLCD2 gene encoding LOW QUALITY PROTEIN: TLC domain-containing protein 2 (The sequence of the model RefSeq protein was modified relative to this genomic sequence to represent the inferred CDS: inserted 3 bases in 2 codons) produces the protein MFGVKDHRPQHPMEEAFGHQGGGGTSGERGKRPQSPQSDGTRVARSVPRSQPAPGWRRFCRAMPGKADTSPGAQFPXSPAPRREALPLSVRTPPAPAAGRTPTLPLGVMLSVPPPGRAHRGRGRAVPAGRCRCXGRAPGLGEAEPVGQRGRSHGSPAGRWMPMAFSPGLLVVAGSFAAFRLLNRGLERLVPPPPSARRNRWKWRNIWTSLAHSVLSGGGALAGFYLHPEMSKDLVGTHPPGAHSLVAVSVGYFLEDFVDMLCNQKLHQSWELLFHHSVVIICFGIAVLLHQYVGFALVALLVEINSIFLHLRQILLMANLVHTACYRLNSLINLGTYVVFRIATLAWMTRWLFLNRQNVPPAAYAVGTVGMAIMTPMNIILFYRLLRSDFFKSRRDVRREKEE, from the exons ATGTTTGGGGTCAAGGACCACCGGCCGCAGCATCCCATGGAAGAGGCGTTCGGCCACCAAGGTGGAGGAGGAACCTCGGGGGAACGAGGGAAGCGTCCCCAGTCCCCGCAGAGTGACGGGACACGCGTTGCCCGCTCCGTGCCACGCTCTCAGCCGGCTCCGGGCTGGCGCCGCTTCTGCCGTGCGATGCCGGGGAAGGCGGATACATCCCCGGGGGCTCAATTCCC TTCTCCGGCTCCCCGACGGGAAGCGCTGCCGCTGAGTGTCCGCACCCCTCCCGCGCCAGCAGCGGGGCGCACCCCGACCCTTCCCCTCGGGGTGATGCTCTCGGTGCCCCCGCCGGGCCGTGCGCACCGCGGCCGGGGCAGGGCGGTGCCCGcggggcggtgccggt cAGGGcgggccccggggctgggcgAGGCGGAGCCCGTCGGGCAGCGAGGCCGGTCCCATGGGAGCCCGGCGGGCCGCTGGATGCCCATGGCTTTCAGCCcggggctgctggtggtggccGGCTCCTTCGCCGCTTTCCGCCTGCTGAACCGGGGGCTGGAGCGGCTcgtgccgccgccgccctcggCCCGGCGCAACCGCTGGAAGTGGCGCAACATCTGGACATCGCTGGCGCACAGCGTGCTCAGCGGCGGAGGGGCGCTGGCCGG GTTCTACCTCCACCCCGAGATGTCCAAAGACCTGGTGGGCACACACCCGCCCGGGGCGCACAGCCTGGTGGCCGTGTCCGTAG GCTATTTTCTTGAAGATTTTGTGGACATGTTGTGCAATCAGAAACTTCATCagtcctgggagctgctctttCATCACTCTGTG gTCATCATCTGCTTCGGTATTGCCGTGCTGCTCCACCAGTACGTCGGCTTTGCCCTGGTGGCTTTACTGGTGGAGATCAACTCCATCTTCCTCCACCTGCGGCAGATCCTGCTGATGGCCAACCTGGTGCACACCGCCTGCTACCGCCTCAACAGCCTCATCAACCTGGGCACCTACGTGGTGTTCCGCATCGCCACGCTGGCCTGGATGACCCGCTGGCTCTTCCTCAATCGCCAGAACGTGCCCCCGGCCGCCTACGCCGTGGGCACGGTGGGCATGGCAATCATGACGCCCATGAACATCATCCTCTTCTACCGCCTGCTGCGGAGTGACTTCTTCAAATCCAGGCGGGACGTGCGGCGGGAGAAGGAGGAATAG
- the LOC136370086 gene encoding apoptosis-inducing factor 3-like, with product MDCDDTITEEVCREDDVGDGQLLEVVVAGYPVLLVRNRKEFSALGSKCPHYGAPLSKGVLRGERLRCPWHGACFNIRTGDIEEYPALDCISCFKVTVEDGKVLITAKKKDLESSLRVKDMSRRCLFNKNTVLLLGGGVAAQVCAETLRQEGFTGRIIMATKEKHVPYDKSKLTKEMNLKPEDMYLRKPEFLKAQDIEFWPEKEAVSVDFQKQRVYFMDGSSQKYQQLLIATGCHSSFLKVPGADLQNICTLQTPEESSKILKLATGKNLVIVGASFIGMEVAAFLSDKAGTISVVEREEFPFQHALGPQVGGVAMKMLQNKGVKFHMKTELCELKGKDGKVTEAVLANGENLPADVVVVGIGSSPNSSFLKGTSIARDDKGAILVNLHMQTNIPNVFAAGDVVTFPVALLDGDRSSIYHQQVAEAHGHCAALNMLQKGKELHTVPYFWTTMLGKSIRYAGCGKGYTDTVVKGSLEQQKFLIFYIRDGHVTAADSLNCDPMVSLIAEVLYLGKQISKEEAEACDIGNIPLLAQS from the exons atgGACTGCGATGACACCATCACTGAAGAGGTCTGCAGGGAGGACGACGTTGGGGATGGACA GCTCCTGGAGGTGGTGGTGGCTGGCTACCCGGTGCTGCTGGTGAGGAACAGGAAGGAATTCAGTGCTCTAGGCAGCAAATGTCCCCACTATGGTGCCCCACTGAGCAAAG GGGTCTTGAGAGGGGAGAGGCTGCGCTGCCCCTGGCATGGGGCCTGCTTTAACATCAGGACTGGAGACATTGAGGAATACCCTGCTCTGGACTGTATCTCCTGCTTTAAG GTAACAGTGGAAGATGGAAAGGTGTTGATTACAGCAAAAAAGAAG GACCTGGAAAGCAGCCTGAGGGTGAAGGACATGAGCAGGAGGTGCCTCTTCAACAAGAAcacggtgctgctgctggggggag GTGTGGCTGCCCAGGTGTGTGCAGAGACCCTTCGCCAGGAGGGGTTCACTGGCAGGATCATCATGGCCACCAAGGAGAAACACGTCCCCTATGACAAGTCCAAACTGACCAAG GAAATGAACTTGAAACCTGAGGACATGTACCTGAGGAAACCTGAATTCCTCAAGGCTCAGGACATAGAGTTCTGGCCAGAGAAAGAG gcAGTGTCCGTGGATTTCCAGAAGCAGAGGGTTTATTTCATGGACGGGTCCTCTCAGAAGTACCAGCAGCTGCTCATTGCAACAGGCTGCCA CTCTAGTTTCCTCAAAGTCCCAGGTGCAGACCTGCAGAACATTTGCACCCTCCAAACCCCAGAAGAGTCCAGCAAGATCTTGAAGCTGGCAACTGGGAAGAATCTGGTGATTGTAGGAGCTTCATTCATAG GAATGGAGGTGGCTGCCTTCCTCTCAGACAAGGCTGGAACCATCTCAGTGGTGGAAAGAGAGGAGTTCCCTTTCCAGCACGCCCTGGGTCCTCAGGTTGGAGGTGTCGCCATGAAG ATGCTGCAAAATAAAGGGGTGAAGTTCCACATGAAAACAGAACTCTGTGAGCTGAAAGGGAAGGATGGAAAG GTCACAGAGGCTGTTCTTGCCAACGGAGAGAATCTCCCTGCAgatgtggtggtggtgggaatAG gaTCAAGCCCCAACTCATCGTTTCTGAAGGGCACCTCCATTGCCAGAGATGACAAAGGTGCCATCCTGGTGAATCTG CACATGCAAACCAACATCCCGAATGTCTTTGCTGCGGGGGATGTGGTGACATTCCCGGTGGCACTGCTCGATGGGGACAGGTCCAGCATCTACCACCAACAAGTGGCAGAAGCCCATG GTCACTGTGCTGCTTTAAACATGCTACAGAAAGGGAAGGAGTTGCACACTGTTCCTTACTTCTGGACCACGATGCTCGGGAAAAGCATCCGCTATGCAG gctgtgggaagggaTACACAGACACTGTTGTGAAGGGCAGCCTGGAGCAACAGAAATTCCTGATCTTTTACATCAG GGATGGCCATGTGACCGCAGCTGACAGCCTGAACTGTGACCCCATGGTGTCCCTGATTGCAGAAGTCTTGTACTTGGGGAAACAAATCTCCAAAGAAGAAGCAGA GGCCTGTGACATTGGCAACATCCCCTTGCTGGCACAAAGCTAA